The following nucleotide sequence is from Saccharomycodes ludwigii strain NBRC 1722 chromosome VII, whole genome shotgun sequence.
TCATCAAGTTTTAACTGATAAACATCAGATTCATCTTTTATCTTCGCATAACATATTAGCATTTGACATATATCAAAAGTTTTCAACAATGTTTTCCCCCTATCGACGCTTTTATTACACTCAGTTATTGTTGGCAAATCCACTAATATACATCCATACATATGTGCATTTTCTAATGTGTTATCTattaatacttttaaaattgcATATCTGTCATCAACCCATTCCATGATAATGTTGGAATAATCCCCCATTTCTATACAATTTCTGATTAAATCACTAGTTAAAGGACCATCTATTCCTGGTTGGATCCTAAATATAATACCTTCTTCAAGCAATGGGTCATCTTCAATATCATCGTCCTCACTATCATACCCTTGACCAGGTATTCGCACTGGTTTGACTCTGATTTTCGGCTTATTAATGCTAAAACTCATGCCCCTAGGTTTAATAGCTAATGAAGATGTATTGGATAACAtgcttgttgttgttgttgttgttgttgttgttgttgtgagATTACTATTATTCAAAGTATCTTCTATATTGGTACTGGGatcactttttttaattttcacTTTCAATCCTGACCCAGGCGATGTGGATGCTGTCATtgtatttgatattttcctttttttagatGGACTAAACTCATTTGGTGATGTGTTTTGTGGTaatttaactttaaatttaattttctttgaatTAGTTGTATCAGTGTTCTTAGTATCGTTGTTAGTTCCCACTTTCAATTCACCATtgatatcttttttaatttttattactgcCATAGCTATCTTTTTAATTGCATACAGTTTTCgtatttaattttcataAAAGTATGAATGGATGTACTCTTTTACTTTCTAGATTGGATTGTATTAGaatattttgtatatttgttgttgttattaaaatgtttttttttttttccgtttctttttttttttttttttttttttttcaatttttttttttatatgtacATCCTAAAAAGTTTAAGCTCTTCCAAAATTTCCAcattcattaaaaaaaaaaaaaaaaaaaaatttacatataacaaatttaataaGAACTTGAACAACTTCTACAAATTCGTACCAAAAACACTCTGCTATCCCCCCCATATATTGTTTCCCAGGTAACTAATGTCAGGGTCTCTTGTCCTCAAGAATTTAATTCAAGATTGtagaaaattgaaaaaatcatttgGGTTTCAATACATTTGCAATGAAGAAATATTAACTAAAGCCTTGaataaattgaatttaCCTGCAAAATACCCTAAGCCCAATAGtacaaaaattttagaaattTACCCAGGTCCAGCTATTCAATCTTTAATTACatacaatattttaaaacctAAACAGTACattttattggaaaaacacacatattttcataatttaataacaaaacataTATTACTGAACAATGAATATACCACTTCCATCAAACCCACATTTACAGGTTTAGAATCGATTgctaaaatatatacatcaaaggatacaaaaaattatcccAATTTACAATTGACAGATTTAAATCCGTATAACTGGGAATCATACTCCCATATTACAAATTTTAATGTGAAAACCAGTAAAACCGAAGATCCTGAACACGCTATATTTTTACCATCTACCCAATCCTTTGATAAAGTTCATGAGGAATTTTTAATCCTAGGAAATCTAACAGGAAATGTCACAGCAACTGCCACAGGTGAAGCACTATACATGCAATTGTTGTCCTGCATCACAAGACAAAATTGGTTACAAAGATTTGGCCGTGTAAGAATGGTCTTTTGGGTTTCGGAAGCAACTGCTCGCAAATTGGTTACATTTCCTGGCGATAAGGCCAGATCCAAAGCCAGTTTACTATCAGAAACGTTTACTGAAACAAAAGTGGTGGCTTTGAGTAACAGCGCTCAAATTAACCCTGATGTTAATAAACCATGTTCGGCTTCCATGTTTAACAAAAGGGTTATAGATAGAGATGACCCATACTTTTATGATGCAAAGAACATGGACTTGATTGAACCTATAAACGGCGCAGTTCTTAAGAAGTGTGGATTACCAGTATTAATAGAAATTTCTCCCAAATATAATACAGGTGAGATCTGGGATACTTGGGATTATGTCACTAAACACTTAttggttttaaaaacaagACCGCTAGGCGAATCTCTAAACTCTTTAGGCCCTGGTGCTTTTGAATATTTCAATAGAGTCATTCAAGACAAATCTTTGCTAGAGAAGCCATCGAATACTTTAACCAAGGaagattttatatatttgacTGACATCTTCTATAATTGGCCATTCAAACCAGACATTATGATGGACTTTGTCGATGTTCTTCAAGATGATTGATatagatattaaaaaaaaaaaaaaaaaaaaaaaaaaaattcaacaaCAGACACATATATGTACATAGTGTATACTTTccattacttttatttttatcttgtatgtctcaataatatttatatctaaACTtctatctatatatatataatttaggCATTACTGCTTACAACTTCTAAATATCTCATTCTTGAATACCAACCTCTTCCTGGAACATACACCCGCCTATAGGGGTTGCCATCTTTATCTTCTGTTCTTATATCAGTCGGAAAATTAGACAGCGGCTCAGAAGCAGAAGTTAAATTTTCGTTTTGAATGTTTGAATTTgcttgttgctgttgctgttgctcTTGATTGGTTCTTGTTGATTTGTTTGAACCAATATAATCTTTCCATATCCTTCTGCCCTCTTTACTtgttaaatcaaaaatcaTTCCAGTTTTTCTCCCGTGAATCCTTATTGAAGGGTTTCCCGCCTTAAAAAGGGGAACTTCTTTCGGTTTTGTTTCGAATCCTAATCGTAGCAAATCATTACCATGTGATAAAGTCTCCACATAACCAgatcttttttcaattgggGGGTTTCCAGTAGATGGGGGTCGCACAGTGTTTTGTGTCTGGATATTTAAGCTATTTGGCGAAATATCTAGTAAAGGTCTTTTTTGTGCATTTATATTACTGCTTGGTGTTTTTTGTCTTGTTATTTTACCTTTTTGTTCTACTACTATTGAATCTTGACTAACAACACTTGAATTGGCAGttgctttatttttgttattttctatACTTCTTTTTTCGTTTTGCTTTTCCTTGTTCACAGTTAGGAACTCAATATTGTTCCTTTTTGACTTGTATGCTAGAGatccattatttttttttgtcattttGTGTACGGCTGtaaatttcaaatatatGGCTTTCAAAAGACGGATTTCCTTTGAAATATAATCCAATTTTTGTTGCAAATAAGTGATTCCAGTAAAAATATCTTCTTGGGACTTATTTGTCTTTTCTATTGCTTCAGTTAAGCTATTTATCATACCAAGAATTGTCACCATATCTATCTTGGGTGCATTGGTTTCCTTTggttcaacaaaaaaaatataacatttattcaaataatGTCTTATTTTAGAGCGCAAAGTAATAATTAGCAaactgttattttttacaatattgaaaacagcatatataattatgaaTCCAATAGTtatattgaatatttttaataaattccAATTGACAGGAGATGATTCCGAATCAGTATGTAATATATGAGTGATAAAACAGCTATCCAATTCAATAATTGCCATAGTATTTTCAGTAAGACTAGTATTTTTATCGAAAAGTCctagtttttttaaacatagCATCGAGCATTTTTTAAAGGCAGTTATATGAGGAAAAGATTGAAAGTTATAGTTTTCTATTGTTTctattgtatttttcaaaCAACGTAAATTATCAGTGACGGGATCCTGTAAACAGTATTCAAAATTAGgcataattttatttttaaaaatattatgaaTCAATTGGAATTTGGATATGCTTTTGAAACTTTtctcaaaaataaaaggttTTGATATAAGTAGGAATAGGTAAAACAATATACcagttattattaacttattattgttgttgatatttaacattgtaatattattaaaggtTTTGCTGTTGACAGCAAAGATTCATGAATATGTTtaattgtatttatttgtaaaaaaaaaaaaaaaatgtagtAATATacattagaaaaaagaaaactactaacttttattttactttttatggaaaataacaatttcCAGAATTCGAACGTCGCTGAcacttttcatttttttgtgaccacaaaaaaaaaagtaaaaaaaaaaaaaaaagaaaagaaaaaccgGACAAGCAAAAAAGCATCGTATAAATGCGTTCTCGgaaatcttttcttttctttttttttcctttctgcctacacaaaaagaaaaaagcgTCATAAAATCTATCGAACTTTATAGGCGTTGTTGTTTTAGTTGAAACGTTGACTCAAATCAACTAATGATTCAAATAAACCtactccttttttttttgttattatttcgATATTTCATGTCAGTACCAAGTAATTCAGAGCACTT
It contains:
- a CDS encoding uncharacterized protein (similar to Saccharomyces cerevisiae YOR326W | MYO2 | MYOsin (paralog of YAL029C | MYO4)), producing the protein MPNFEYCLQDPVTDNLRCLKNTIETIENYNFQSFPHITAFKKCSMLCLKKLGLFDKNTSLTENTMAIIELDSCFITHILHTDSESSPVNWNLLKIFNITIGFIIIYAVFNIVKNNSLLIITLRSKIRHYLNKCYIFFVEPKETNAPKIDMVTILGMINSLTEAIEKTNKSQEDIFTGITYLQQKLDYISKEIRLLKAIYLKFTAVHKMTKKNNGSLAYKSKRNNIEFLTVNKEKQNEKRSIENNKNKATANSSVVSQDSIVVEQKGKITRQKTPSSNINAQKRPLLDISPNSLNIQTQNTVRPPSTGNPPIEKRSGYVETLSHGNDLLRLGFETKPKEVPLFKAGNPSIRIHGRKTGMIFDLTSKEGRRIWKDYIGSNKSTRTNQEQQQQQQANSNIQNENLTSASEPLSNFPTDIRTEDKDGNPYRRVYVPGRGWYSRMRYLEVVSSNA
- the MTF1 gene encoding RNA polymerase specificity factor (similar to Saccharomyces cerevisiae YMR228W | MTF1 | Mitochondrial Transcription Factor), whose amino-acid sequence is MSGSLVLKNLIQDCRKLKKSFGFQYICNEEILTKALNKLNLPAKYPKPNSTKILEIYPGPAIQSLITYNILKPKQYILLEKHTYFHNLITKHILLNNEYTTSIKPTFTGLESIAKIYTSKDTKNYPNLQLTDLNPYNWESYSHITNFNVKTSKTEDPEHAIFLPSTQSFDKVHEEFLILGNLTGNVTATATGEALYMQLLSCITRQNWLQRFGRVRMVFWVSEATARKLVTFPGDKARSKASLLSETFTETKVVALSNSAQINPDVNKPCSASMFNKRVIDRDDPYFYDAKNMDLIEPINGAVLKKCGLPVLIEISPKYNTGEIWDTWDYVTKHLLVLKTRPLGESLNSLGPGAFEYFNRVIQDKSLLEKPSNTLTKEDFIYLTDIFYNWPFKPDIMMDFVDVLQDD